The Shewanella sp. KX20019 genome window below encodes:
- the torR gene encoding two-component system response regulator TorR, with protein sequence MGYRVLVVDDEAVIRARLKGYFEKEGYQVLEAQDGEQMWYEFDRQHIDLVMLDINLPGTDGLSLARELRSRSDVGIILVTGRDETIDKIVGLEMGADDYVTKPFELRELLVRVKNLLWRISLVQKAIAESGAQADPNDNIIAFNDYILELNSRQLSCNGELIKLTKAEFELLTAFSLHPQQVLSRDRLMQQTSHRNQDVNDRTIDVIIRRLRNKLSAELFVTVHGEGYLFAAKVKD encoded by the coding sequence ATGGGCTACAGAGTGCTGGTTGTTGATGACGAAGCTGTCATTAGAGCTAGGTTAAAAGGCTATTTTGAGAAAGAGGGCTATCAAGTTCTTGAAGCTCAAGATGGTGAGCAGATGTGGTATGAATTTGATCGCCAACATATTGATTTAGTTATGCTCGACATAAATCTCCCCGGCACCGATGGCCTCAGTTTGGCCCGTGAACTGCGCAGCCGCAGCGATGTCGGGATCATACTGGTGACAGGCCGTGATGAAACCATTGATAAAATTGTTGGTTTGGAGATGGGCGCCGATGACTATGTAACAAAACCCTTTGAATTAAGGGAGTTACTGGTGCGGGTTAAAAACCTATTATGGCGTATCTCTTTAGTGCAAAAAGCGATTGCCGAGAGCGGTGCGCAAGCTGATCCTAATGACAATATTATCGCCTTTAATGACTATATTCTAGAGCTCAACAGTCGGCAGCTGAGCTGTAATGGTGAGCTCATTAAGCTGACTAAAGCAGAGTTTGAACTGTTGACGGCTTTCTCTCTTCATCCGCAACAAGTGTTATCACGCGATCGATTAATGCAGCAAACTAGTCATCGTAATCAAGACGTGAATGATCGTACTATTGACGTGATTATCAGGCGCTTGCGTAACAAGTTATCCGCAGAGCTATTTGTCACCGTCCATGGCGAAGGTTATCTTTTTGCCGCCAAAGTAAAAGACTAA